A single genomic interval of Coriobacteriia bacterium harbors:
- a CDS encoding SdpI family protein, with product MKLKDMPMLPLVMIALMFAVGAYVYPHLPAQIPVHWNAAGEIDRWAQSTVWNVFAEPLMALGFYVLFMVMPYFDPKRANIYKSKPVYFLVLDAVTALIMLMFFGGLAAAFNSSVPVDRLALAGIGLMLMVLGNYMGRVKRNWTMGVRFSWTLSDDTVWAKTNRLGGRLFFGAGALTFAGAFTPPPWGITIMLVCVVAILPITYLYSMRLYKSRHPDQPNPSEPTIEDQLRAE from the coding sequence ATGAAGCTCAAGGACATGCCCATGCTCCCGCTGGTGATGATCGCTCTCATGTTCGCAGTGGGCGCATACGTCTACCCCCATCTGCCCGCACAGATTCCTGTGCACTGGAACGCGGCGGGAGAGATCGACAGATGGGCTCAATCGACAGTCTGGAACGTGTTCGCTGAGCCGCTGATGGCTCTTGGATTCTACGTGCTCTTCATGGTGATGCCCTACTTCGACCCCAAACGCGCCAACATCTACAAGTCCAAGCCGGTGTACTTCCTCGTCTTGGACGCTGTCACTGCGCTTATCATGCTCATGTTCTTCGGTGGACTGGCGGCAGCGTTCAACTCCTCGGTGCCCGTTGATCGCTTGGCGTTGGCCGGAATCGGCCTGATGCTCATGGTGCTCGGGAACTACATGGGTCGCGTGAAGCGCAACTGGACGATGGGCGTTCGTTTCAGTTGGACGCTATCTGACGACACGGTGTGGGCGAAGACCAACCGCCTTGGTGGGCGCCTCTTCTTCGGTGCTGGGGCACTGACGTTCGCCGGAGCATTCACACCCCCGCCATGGGGCATTACGATCATGCTCGTGTGCGTAGTGGCCATACTGCCAATCACATACCTGTACTCGATGAGGCTGTACAAGAGCCGGCACCCAGACCAGCCAAACCCCTCCGAACCCACAATCGAGGATCAGTTGCGAGCCGAATAG